From the genome of Medicago truncatula cultivar Jemalong A17 chromosome 2, MtrunA17r5.0-ANR, whole genome shotgun sequence:
ttaattttgatttggtatgtttgacaataaaaaaaaagatttgataTGATTCTGCCGGCCTTTACCGTGCTCAAAAGAAAAGGATATAATGTAGTTAACTCAAATATTCGTGTTttagtgtatattttaaaatcttataTCTATGTATCTATCTATGACCATTtcatctatatccatattcatCACTTTGTATAGTTTTCGTGGATCGATAAACAATCATATCACAGCTAATGTGTATAATGATCCCCTTGAACCACATCATTTATCAGCAACCCATTCATACCATATAAATAgctgtattaaaaaaaaaaaaaaaaaaaaaaaaaaaaaaaactaaactaaaaggaATCGTGACGTCTCTTTGTATGGTTGAACATTACATATAGAATAATTTGTCCCGGCATTTTTGTTGGTTGTTCACATCATAATACTTAGGGATATATATGGTTTGGTCCCTCGGTTGTTGAAACCTTCCATGTATACATATAATTCCAAATTATGTGCTTTCGTAGATTATGCATTAATATAAGCAGTTTATTGACCTTGATGCTACTAGCAGAAACAAACAATATTCTTTTAACACGTATTGGaccatggaaaaaaaattatggccGTTCTATTAAGTTTTTACATtaaatctacttttttttttttttactaaatcaatgtatatggtaaaaaaaatgtcattcttTATACACTCCTTTGAGATCTTTTTATGtttgggtttgtctaacatgtgcaatattgcatatGTTATGGCAACTAGtaacttttcattgaaaaccaacaattatttattaaaagctacatatttaatataaaaaacacaagtttcaaatcaaagttactactttaaacttcttatcatgtgcaaatttgcacataatAGAAAAACCCTTTCTGTTTTTAAGGTAAAGCTTAATATTTTTTCCCCAGTACTTTAAAAACTCGTATccgagaaagaaaaaaaatgcaataatgTTGGATCCTTGGCTGGTGAAGAGTATATTCGTGAAAACTCTAATCAAGTTCCTTAAGAAGATAAgggttattttaataaattaatactacaattttttttagcattattattttactcttccacaaaaaaaaaaaaaaaaaaatattactcttCCTAGATGAATGCTTGGATTAGCCATAAAtttgatgaaataacattggAACAAtaatttggttaaaattaagtGGTTATACCAAAGTAACCATCAAGCTTGCACTAAGTTcaaatttatttctcttttgcACCAAGTTCAATTGAGAataggaaaaatatatatacatgttaCATGTAGTTTAGCTTTTCAATCCGTTCTAAACTTCTAATACGTAAAATTCACATGGGAGGAAAATGGTTTCTTCTCCATCCatactttatattatatataatcgTGTAAAGAACAAGAAATCACAAGGAGGATGCTAATGAATAACCACCTGAGGTCTTCCTCCGCCGTTTGCCGGAAAATACTTCCCGAAAATCACTCTGAGGAGGCATAAATTGTTCTAACCCTAAGTAGTTATGGCCATCATCAGAACTAGCAGCTTCGTAGAGACAACTTTCCGGTGAACCACTATCCTCGTGACCGGGTGGCTTGGCCTTCCGACGACCAGCTCCAACCGGAACGTTACGCAGGGCCCCACCAGCCGTCCAGTACCTTTGACAACTCTTACAAAAATGTCTTGGTTGATTAACGTTGTAATtattgaaataacaaaatttagttTCCATACTCTTGCATCTTGGACATGGTATGATCTTTTCTATCTTCTTCTCCACCGTTTGatcttcactttctttttcaCCTTCTTTTAATTCTTCACCATGCAATTTTATTGTTGTGCCAAATAGCTTAATCCCTTGATTTTCTTCACCTTTTCTCACTTCAGCCATATTTTCATGtaaagagagaaatagagagagagagagagagagagagagagagagagaggttgtTATTGGATTATTCTTAATAGAGAAGGTTTTGGTTGGCGTTATAATAGAAGGGGTTTATATAGAGATAAATAAAGCAAAAAAGTGCTTATTAGTTAGCACAATCATAAACCACGTGCTACACGACAAAAGAAGTAGACGTAGGTGGAGTATAAAGTGGCTTGTGAAAGAAAATGTGAAAAGTGAGAAGAGTGGAAAGCGGTTGAGGGTACTGAACAGTAGAATTTTGGATTAACAATATGAACAACTTTAAAAGGATAAGAGcaattttctagaattttttggtTGAGTTTTTACTTTTTGTGTCCAATGAGAAATTGAGTTAGTCTACGTCATCATCATGTAGTGCTGAAATGTCTAACAAGTGGGACCAATCCAGATAGATCGCTTGAGAAGTGTCAAAAGTTAGTCGAAAGGGAATGCATGTACTTTTGTTttgcataatatatgtgtgtgaaagaaagaaagaaagaataaactTGATTCTTCTGGTGAAAATGATACTCTCCTTCTattctattttcaaaatttcatatacaAGTGCCTGATTAGCATTAATGTCTTTCCTATCAAGCTAATTAGAACTCGTTTGGTagtcaacaacaatatcaatattttttagagTTTGATGATTCAATATTGTAGGATAATCTAATACAATCACCTTATTCGGTCATGTTTCTCTAGGTAAACATTTACTGCGGTGGAAGCTAGCAAAGCAATGGGGAGGCAACATAATTGTTATAGGGTGTTATTTACTACGTTAGAATGGATTTACAACACACTAGATTCGACAAGAAATATCGGTTAAGTTGGAATTGATATGTGATTATGGTATAGATAGACGATGATGCGACACGTAGAGGAATACATAACACAATGGAGAttataaaagaaattcaaattaCTTATGAGGAGGCAAGATCAAAAGGTCAAAGATACGTGTGAACATATATGTGTAGGCATTTAGTGTATGATTGTTAGTTTCATATAGTAATTTTGTATAGAAATTGAGCGTCACAAATCATTTACACAATTATGAAATACTCAAACTATCATGTCACAACGAGAAACAAGTGTACCTAAATAAATGTATGGTTATGTGCaccaattttcttcatttatgcaatcaaatgtttttctttaaagttgTTTACTAATGCTTTTAATCTTGTCTTTTATTTCTAAAACTATTTCGACCCAGTTGAAATAATCAGTTATTTTCATCCTTCTAACTTTCAAACCTATGAATACAATgaatattcaaacttttttaagaaataattgcaTAAATATGTCCTAAAATTTCTAGTTGATCATGCAAACaattaatctaaaaaattagtgattgtttaccaaaaaacggataaataagaaaataattttgtttccaaCTTTTGTGGGGCATACTAGTAGTTTCTTACTAACTAAGTAAATTTTGTTGGATTTCAGCCCTataaaatcactaaaaaaaattgaattctgTGGGAAAAAAACAAGCAACATAATAACTTTTTTGAGgcatttaatattataatttttaaccaaatatTACTTTAACTTGTCCTTAATTATACTCACATTTGAGGGGGAAATCCTAAGCATAagctaaataatttttttgtacaaaaaaaaagtatatatattgaattttctttttttaccaaataattgtctattctttcttttgtttgaaaaaggtagTGCGTTTGCCGGGAGTCGAACCCGGGTCTATTGCTTGGAAGGCAATTATCCTAACCGTTGGACTACAAACGCATCTTGTTATATGTTTAactaaagaaataaataaatatttaagaacATCAATATATAATCAATAGTTTGATGCTCTCTgcatcctttcaaaaaaatatataataaatttccGAGGTAGtacacaaatttatttatttatctttctcatgCATCCTTTaagttttgtgtttttctcaggttcgtcctttaagtttcataaGTTTCAAATAAATCCTTTTAGTTTATGAATGCTTGCAATGATAGTCattctatctaaaaaaatattgatgtggTCGTCAACTTGTTGAATAGACACAAATCAATGTATTTTGCACTGTGAGTGTGTAAAGAATATGTCTTTCTCCTTGAATCACTCATTTCCCCTAAATTCCATTATTCCCCAATTTCAATCCAATTTCAGTTTTCATTATCATTCCAACTTTGTTCCCATTCACTCTTTCTCATAACTTCAATTCTAATTTTCCATGGCCACATTTCAATCCAATTCTGGTAACAAATTTGATGGAGATATCCTTTCCAGTGGAAGGCACGAGGGGGAAGATTTGACAGatagaaaaatgtttttggatATAGAACGAAAACAAACCTTGATTTCTGAGAAGAACCCTTCACAAATCCTTCGGAGAACTAGTTTGCATAACAATTGccttctattttttgttttttttatttcccccAATTTCTtcccaaaaccctaatttctaatagaagaagattaaaaaaataaaaataaacagtGTTATAAACGCTGGCAGTCCAAAACGCAGCGTTTTGTACCTATTCAACACATTAACGATCATGTCAATGTTTTTAATGAAGACTAGCTGCTAACATTGTAAGCATTCATAAACTAAAAGGTCTTATTTAAAACTTATAgtaaaacttaaaggattaactcagaaaaatgtaaaacttaaaggacccgctaaatgcatttgataaaaatatatatgttttaagTTTCTATAAAAACCAAAACTTCAATTCCAAAAAAGAAACTACGGCCTTTTAAGGTTAGTCGCtacaccctttaaaaaaaagtgtcactacataaattttattcaattttagtctttatctttattttttttataaagatttttttttttaagatccaTATAGAAATTAAAGCACACTTCTTTCACATTCTCAAAATATGCAATACTTTGGATGAGTGAAAGacatttattaaatgagttcTCATTCAAGTCTCGTATCAAATaatgtgaagaagaagaaattaaagATGTAAAGAAGTGTTATAAATATGGATAAttagtttgatttttcttcacacAATAGTATTTGGGGGTATTAAAGGTTTGGGTAGTTGTGTATCTTTGAGAGTGTTTACAATTTTTTCGGTGCAAAATTGTGTTACACATAATATCAATGTAGgtatttcttcaccaaatagTTTGTAAATGTTTTTCGCCACGTAAAAATTGTAATGAGTAATAAAATATCTTGTTAAGAGATTATGGATGTAGTTATAGAGTGTGAACCTTGtcgtttgtttcttttttacttcTTGAGTGGGTTTGCTTCTGGTTAGATTTTCTCTTTTTGGTTTAACATTAATATAATTcgagaaatgctaacaagtattTTTGGGGCatttatttaaaagtttaaagtagaaattttttcttgaaaattgtgcatttcAAACATTGAAACAacgaaaaataactttttatacctaaattttttcaattatttttatttttgaatcatTAACAAGTGCCTTAAGGATACTTGATAGTATAACCAAAATATTAAGTTTTCTTTTAGAAGGAAATGACTTATTGCAATGGTTTTCTTTATAAGGAGCGACATAAGTATGCACAAAAGTCTATAAGGAAATGTACTTGTGAAGCATTGAAGAAATGGATGTTCGCTAGAAACAGGTGTAGTTCActgtattcttttttatttttggtgaatTCATTGTATTCAAATGTTTGccataaatgatatttattacTCCCACGTCcaaaattgtatgtcactttagaaaaaatatttgttctaaATTATACGTCGctttataatatcaataaaatattaatgttatttttcctattatatccttaactatttattattctctcttgtttcaattcatttatttaaccttctcatatcatttattaaggacaattttgtaaaataactcataatatctctttcccacacaatattaattacatttcttaatatgtgtgaaatgctcaaaacgtcatacaatttgggacggagggagtatcactTTATATTATCCTGATTTTCAATACACACGGTGAGAAATTTGATTGCCGGCCTTggataatatttgtatttatgcGGTCGTACATCAATGGTTGTTGAATCgaaatcaaattattaaaatatcaaaccataaattttagttttgaaaaataaaaatttggagTTGATATCAATCCAATGATCATCGATGGTTGACTGTGTAGTGATTATTGACTATAGGCAATCCAATTTCACACAGTTAGTGGATTGCCTAAAGTCGCTCATCCCTGCATTGATGCAGTTCACACATCAATGATTGTTGGATATTGAGATCGGGTGACCATATTTCAGacttattattttagttttttaaaatcgACGTCTACATTAAAATTTGTAGTGTTTGATCTCGATCTAACAACTACCAATATGCTTGCTGCATAACCGCATGAGATTACCGACCACATGCTATCGAAATTGACATGTGTGGTGAGTTGATCCCTATAGCTAGCCTTGAGTTGCATGTTAGTGTTATTATTAAGGTAAATCTTCCCTTTTACATCATGAGCCATGCCCAATCTAAGTTAATCATTTTTGGTCTTTTACATCATGAGCAATGCCCAATCTAAGTTAATCTTTTTTGGTTAAAGTGAAAGAGAAAGATACTCAACGGTGTGAGTAAAACTCAATTGCCAAacaattgtaattttttataaattattaaactaGATAtgctcaaaatatatatttgtcaagtttttatttttattttttattttttttatgaatacaACTTAAGCcccaacaaagaaaaaagaaacaatagatTTTTTAGAAGGGAAGaaacaaaagattaaaaacCCCTAAAAAAAGGCATTGGGATTTAAATCTTGCAATATGATGAAAGAAACATAATCAGaaataacatcaacaaaagATCAGATTctttatcaaaattaacttgTGTTTGACAAACGCATTGATTGGCTTCACGAAACATAGACTTCAAAGACAAAATGATCCAGCCAACATGCGAGAGGTGTCGGGAATGCAACTAGTGAGGTGACCCGTTAGGACGGATGAAAGAAGTTATCCTGAAGCAGCGTCAAAGGCCCTTGTATGCCCTTCAACATGATTTTTTATCGTGTAATTCGCATTCTGTTTTGGCTATTCACGAAACTCTTTAACCAAAAGCTCGGAATAGATATTCATCCCATGATTGTCgggttatatttttaatttggtcaatttatattttgttgaacGAGAAACTCGTGTGGACACActtacaaaaatgaaaaagatagaATTAAATAGTGtaagttttttaaataattattttatgaaagtgTGTCTAAACCTAGTGCACGAAATCTTGTGgcaactaaattatttttcctGTTGGACTtgcaaaaattgatcaaatcaTATTTGAAGTTTGCAATTATAGCTAGTGTATACTATTGTTACTATGCAgatatatagaagaaaaaaaaaatccatgcaAAGATAATAGTCCTATTGAAGAGAAGTACTCCTCCGTTCCTTAATAAGTGACCTatttgaccatttcacacagattaagaaaagtgtaaagataaaagaaaaagagtgaTACTTTTACTGAGTTGCCcttgtcattattttgaaactttttcacttttaagtaatgattactttctttgttCCACTAT
Proteins encoded in this window:
- the LOC25485958 gene encoding dof zinc finger protein DOF1.5, giving the protein MAEVRKGEENQGIKLFGTTIKLHGEELKEGEKESEDQTVEKKIEKIIPCPRCKSMETKFCYFNNYNVNQPRHFCKSCQRYWTAGGALRNVPVGAGRRKAKPPGHEDSGSPESCLYEAASSDDGHNYLGLEQFMPPQSDFREVFSGKRRRKTSGGYSLASSL